A single genomic interval of Pleurocapsa minor HA4230-MV1 harbors:
- a CDS encoding photosystem II D2 protein (photosystem q(a) protein), translating to ELRAAEDPEFETFYTKNILLNEGLRAWMATQDQPQENFEFPEEVLPRGNAL from the coding sequence AAGAGTTGAGAGCAGCAGAAGATCCTGAATTTGAAACTTTTTATACCAAAAACATCTTGCTCAATGAAGGTCTAAGAGCATGGATGGCAACACAAGACCAACCACAAGAAAACTTTGAATTCCCAGAAGAAGTATTACCTCGTGGTAACGCTCTTTAA